DNA from Fusarium musae strain F31 chromosome 7, whole genome shotgun sequence:
TCAATCTTCAACAGATTGCCAAGTTGGAGAAAATACGAATGTGCACTACACGAAACGCGTTCAGAACATATTGAGTTAGCTTCAAACCTCGGCAAATTAGGGTGTCGGCGGATCGGGGGTTTGCTGGTCCCGCTGGAACAACATGGCTCCAGACCATGCAGACCACAGAGCCCGCTTAGTCAGAGGGACAAGATAGATAATACTTCTGCAGATACATTTTCAAATAGAGTTCTGGATCAATATATAAGTTCACTGGGTAGGTAGATGCTAGATTATGAAAACTTTTGTTTAAGTGAATAATACACAAAGAAAGATTCTCTGTAACATTCCTCCTTGCACCGTGCGTTCTATCCAAGGCCTGCAACTACACAGCCATGTCTCACTCACAGGCTATCAACCGATTCATCGAGTTTATCAACTCAGCTGATGCCACCATTGGCAACGAAGTCATCCACGAGTCAGCTGAATTCCACGTCCCTTTCGACGAAAAACCCCTGAAGGGCATCAGCGGATATCTCGAAATGCTAGGCATGATGCGCGCCGCCTTTCCGAATATCCAGTGGGGCGTCGAGCAGATAATCACAGAAGGAGACAAAGTCGTGCTGCGTTCCAAAACCCGTGGCACTCAGACCGGTCCTTTCATGGGATTTGCGCCGTCTGGAAAAAGCTTCGAAATCGTTGGAATGAACCTCTTTACACTCGCGAATGGGAAGATTGTTAAAGAGCAGGGGTTACCTGATCTATTTGGGATCCTTGTACAGATTGGAGCAGTTAAAATTCCTTTGTAGATGACGGGAAAATGTAGTGCAGGACAGAGTTGACAACACATTGACAGCATGGGAAGGGGCATAAATCCTATCTTTGGCTCTTCATTGTGATCGAAGCATCATAGTTATGAAGTCTGTGAGGTGTAACCAAGAATAAACGGCCCTTTTTACATATTCACAATAGGCAACAATGTTAGTAGTCCATGTAACTGGTGGTCCGTATCACAAGTTATAAGCCCCCCATCCATAACCCTAAACATACATAAAGAAGCCGGCAACAACCGGAGACACCGCTGGTTCTTAGTGGCACTCCCATAATGAAACTAGTGGAGCACAAGAGTCGGAAGTTGTTGCTTGTCTGTGTAAGGTAAGGTTTGGTTATTTCGAGCGCGGCAACCTTGCGCTAGAAGACGACGAACGGGCTCACAGAACAGCGCTTGTAGACAGTGTTAAGGAGGCTGATACAGTCATAGCCTGTCATTGCTCACCACGTTTGTGACATCCCGAATACTTGCAAGTTCATCCATTTGCTGATAGCTCCGCTTAGTAAGGGAAGGTGGAAACACAGTTCGGTAAGTATCGTTGGCCGGTCTGGGGCAACTTGAAGCTCCGACTCTAGTTGATGTCGATCCTTTTTCGGGCAACGGACACAATCAAACCCGAAAACCCATTGACGAGGCCTCTGCGCCTCCATCACTATGTGTATATATAATGATCTCATGCTGTTTGAAAATAAGCAGTCAAATCATCAAGAACTACACAACAAATCATAACTATGGGATTcagagtcatcatcgtcgggGGCAGCGTCGCTGGCCTATCCATCGCCAATATGCTTGAGCAATTCGACATAGACTATGTCCTCCTCGAAGCATACCCTCATATAGCCCCTCAAGTCGGTGCCAGCATTGGAATCCTACCAAACGGTTTCCGCATCCTCGACTAACTTGGATGTTTCGAGCCTATCCTCGACATTGCTGGAGACTGTCGCTACACTATTGGTGGCATGTATGGCCCCGATGGTCTCCCACTTGCCGCTACTTCACCGACCAGCCTCTCGGTTCACTTTGAGAAAAGGTAAGAAAACGCCCAACAGAGTTCTCGCAGCGAGGCTTTACTAACTGAACCAAGGGTTGGGTATCCCTCCATTTTTATCGATCGACAGATGTTACTGCAGGTCCTGTACAAGAATCTCAATCATAAGGATCGAGTGTTGACCAAGAAGCGGGTTACTCGCGTGGAATTAGTCGAGGGTAGGGTCCAAGCTTATACCCAAAATGGTTCCGTCTACGAGGGCGACATTGTCGTGGGAGCAGATGGAATCCACAGCGCGGTAAGGGACGAAATGTGGCGCCTTGGAAATGAACAGAGTCCTGGATACTTCCCTGAAGACGAAAACTCTCGTACGTAACAGTTCACTTCATGTCTTCGTCACACACATGTTCTGTAGGAGTTCCAGTCTCGACCAGGTGCATCTTTGGAATCTCGAAGCGGCCCTCGGCTTTGGGTTACAGAAGCCAACAGATGGTGATTGGCAATGGCCACGCGTATCTAATCATAGCAGCACCGGGTGACCGAACGTATTGGTTCCTCTTCGATGGTCTCCCAGAGACAAAGCGAGGGAAGGACATTTCTAATTACACAAAAGCTGATGAGGAGGGATTGGTGAAAGCGCACCATGGTGATCACATCACCCAGGACGTCACCTTTGGGGAGCTGTATGACCGAAAGATCATGTCGACGCTAGTTCCGCTTGAGGAATATGTCTTTGATCGTTGGCATTACAAGCGCATCGTCACCATAGGAGATTCGGCTCACAAGGTAAGTTAACCTTGCAGAGCCAAATTCTGCATCACTGACGGTCATATAGATTGACCCGGCATCCGGACAAGGTGGCAATGGAGCCATGGAGTCTGCGGCGCTGCTCGTCAACGCCCTGGTTCGTCAACTGAAACTCAGCCCCGAAGGCCTTTCAGACTCACAGATAGACTCCGCACTCTCAGAGGTCCACGCCCTCCGCTACGAGCGTGCCAAGCGATTGGTCGAGCAAGCAAATTCGCTTCAAATGATGATCAGTCAGCGTTTCCCATTGGCTCGATTCATCTTCAAACCTCTTGTTTCGCTCTTTGTCCCAAGCGCCTTTATTGACATTATCACTCCAATTTGTTGCGAAGCCACGAGAATCCAAGGTATTCCAATTCCGAAACGACCTCACTTCGTTCCATTCGAGGACGAGTTGCCCGCTAAGCCCATCAAGGGCTGTCTTGCTAGGCGAGTCCCCTGGGTTCTAGCAACCGGCACTCTTGGACTGTCGCTCTTTGCTGCGCTCAATAACAAAGACCCTGGATCTGGAACGGGAGTTCTTTACAGCATCCTTAAACAATGGGGCGCTGGAGGGCTCTTGGGAAAGGTAGTTGGGCAGACCTCGGTGGCCGGCCTGGCTAACTTGGTCCCCGTTCTCTCGGGCTGGCTCATCGAGGGCTCTCGGCGAGGAAATTCACTCAATCCATTGTCATGGTTCGTATCAACCTTATGATGGATTATTCACAGAACCGCTAACACAAACAGGACAACGGTCTACTCGCTCATATACTCACTGATCGGTCCGAACTCAGTGCTACCATTCTTCTGTCTGTCGTCTatcctcttctccaccaaGTCCACTATCCACAGACCTGTCGATCccaagatggccaagtcCATTGTTCCAGGCGTTCTACTCGGATACGTGGCACCAACGGTGGCAGCACTACTGCCGATCAAAGATGCCAAAGTCAGGCACTACGTAGGGACAGTGTGGCAGGCATACCCTTTGCTTTGTGCTGTCTTCACTAGAGGGCTCGCTGCTGTCCGTGGCAAAACGACCATCAGAGGACAACAGAAACCCGACACGAAGGCTAAAGACAGGCCCATCAACTATGCTCCCCCGTCCGAACTCCAAGTGTATACGAACGAGGATGTAACGCCTCTCAAGTTCTCTCATGGCATTGCGCTTGCTCTCTGTTTGGCAGGTCCCGTCATCGCCAAAGCCGTATCAACCACCGACGGGATGCTGTCAGCCATATCTCAAGCAGCACCATTCAATCAAAATATAGGTATCATCAGTGCAGCCTCGGGTCTGGCATATTCTCTGTACGCTGTCTGGGAATTGCGCTCACTCGGGTTTGTGAGAACAAAGCAGGCTGTGCTGGGAGGCTTGGCTTccgttggtgttttggggCTGGCTGGACCCGGTGCCATGATTGCGGGCATTGATTATTGGCGCGAACATGTCATCTCCAGCTTAAGTCCTGACACTGAGCTCCCATGAGTTTCTAAATAGTATAGACTAGGATTGTATGCCGAGGATCTAAGATGTTCTCAGGATCTGTTCCCTTATTTCAaactatcttttacttt
Protein-coding regions in this window:
- a CDS encoding hypothetical protein (EggNog:ENOG41), with product MSHSQAINRFIEFINSADATIGNEVIHESAEFHVPFDEKPLKGISGYLEMLGMMRAAFPNIQWGVEQIITEGDKVVLRSKTRGTQTGPFMGFAPSGKSFEIVGMNLFTLANGKIVKEQGLPDLFGILVQIGAVKIPL
- a CDS encoding hypothetical protein (EggNog:ENOG41) produces the protein MYGPDGLPLAATSPTSLSVHFEKRVGYPSIFIDRQMLLQVLYKNLNHKDRVLTKKRVTRVELVEGRVQAYTQNGSVYEGDIVVGADGIHSAVRDEMWRLGNEQSPGYFPEDENSPAPGDRTYWFLFDGLPETKRGKDISNYTKADEEGLVKAHHGDHITQDVTFGELYDRKIMSTLVPLEEYVFDRWHYKRIVTIGDSAHKIDPASGQGGNGAMESAALLVNALVRQLKLSPEGLSDSQIDSALSEVHALRYERAKRLVEQANSLQMMISQRFPLARFIFKPLVSLFVPSAFIDIITPICCEATRIQGIPIPKRPHFVPFEDELPAKPIKGCLARRVPWVLATGTLGLSLFAALNNKDPGSGTGVLYSILKQWGAGGLLGKVVGQTSVAGLANLVPVLSGWLIEGSRRGNSLNPLSWTTVYSLIYSLIGPNSVLPFFCLSSILFSTKSTIHRPVDPKMAKSIVPGVLLGYVAPTVAALLPIKDAKVRHYVGTVWQAYPLLCAVFTRGLAAVRGKTTIRGQQKPDTKAKDRPINYAPPSELQVYTNEDVTPLKFSHGIALALCLAGPVIAKAVSTTDGMLSAISQAAPFNQNIGIISAASGLAYSLYAVWELRSLGFVRTKQAVLGGLASVGVLGLAGPGAMIAGIDYWREHVISSLSPDTELP